From the Armatimonas rosea genome, the window AGATGGTCGCCGCCTTTGAGAACACCGACTACGATGCCATTATCCTCAACTCTGCGGGCTGTGGCTCGTTTCTCAAGGACTACGGGCACCTGCTCAAAGACGATTCCCAGTGGGCGGATCGGGCGGCGGCGTTCGCGGCGAAGATAAAAGATGTCACCGAGTACCTGGTGGAGATCGGCCCCCGGGAGATGACCCGCTGGATCACGCTCAAGATCACCTACCACGATGCCTGCCACCTCAAGCACGGGCAGAAGATCGGCGAGGCACCGCGCACGCTCCTCAAGAGCATTCCGGGGATTGAGTACGTGGAGTGCCGCGATGCCGACCAGTGCTGCGGGAGCGCGGGGGTCTACAACTACCTACAGCCTGCGCTGGCGGCGGAGTTTCAGAAGAAGAAGGTGGAGAATCTGCTCGCAACAGGGGCGGAGCTCATCCTCACCGGCAACCCGGGCTGCCTCGCCTGGATCGAACAAGGGCTCCCCGACGGTGCCCAAGCGCCTAAGATTCAGCATCCCGTTGAGCTCCTTGCCCGTGCCTACGGCGACTAGAACGGCCCATGGTAGGGGGTCTGGAGCTCCTCGGCGGCGAGCAGCAGCGCGGTCGCACAGAGGATGATCAGGCCGAAGGTAAAGACCCAGGTCAAGGGCTGCCGGTTCAGCCCCACCGGGGGATAGACCCACCAGAGCCAGAAGCCCACGCTTAGTACGGCACAGACAATAGTCACCCAGGGGCCGAGCATCACGAAGGAGATCCACGGAAGGAGCACGGCAAAGGTGAAGATGAACCAGCGCATCGCCTCACCGGTTCGTGCACTAAATTCTCGAGCATCACGCATAACATTAGCGCTTTAGGCAATACCCATGCCAGAGGCAATACTATGGGAAATTCCACTCTCCGTCTTGCCAGCCTGCGCTTGGCATGGTAGACTTCCCTGCACATGGCGCCGTGCCCAAGTGGTAAGGGAGAGGTCTGCAAAACCTTTATGCATCAGTTCGATTCTGATCGGCGCCTTTAAAATCCCCCTCATCCGATAATCGCTACGATGCTGTCAACGGTCTGAGTCCTCCTGCCATCGGAGCCAGCGGCCCAAAATCAAGAAGACGGTTGCGAAAAGTAGGGAAAGCCCGGCATTTAACCAAGCTGCAAAATAAGGGTGCCCTGCCCACACGGGATTGGCAACCGCAAGTATCCCTGTAACAATCTGGAGTAGAGCGGCAAGCGTCAGCATCCAAGCCGCTACTTGCCTCTGGCGCAAGAGAGTCAGCAGGCCCGCAAGAAAGATAACAAAGCCACCGGTCGCTGAGATGAGGGAGGAGGCCAGGATGTAAGGCGTCAGGGCACCGTGATCTTTTGTAAGACGCAGACCTGCAATATGGAAAAAGCACCAGATCCCTCCTAGTTGCAAGAGAGTGAAGGCGACAATGGACTTGTGGTCGACTTTTTGGGTCTCTGGGGTGGTATCGGTAGCTGAGATTCGCTTTTGTTGGACAGGCATAGATCACGTTTGGGGATAGTGCAGAATCGCCCTCGCTCTATGGTTTCGAGCGAGGGCGATCTTGGGTGTCAGGGAGGACCGCTAGGCGGGGAAGCCGGGGGCGCACTTGATCTGGTAGGCCTGGCCGTGGTGGTAGCCGGGGTGGAAGGCGAAGCGTGCCAGGGCACCGCGGCCTGTGATGATCGGGCCAAGGGCGCTCTTGATCTCTTTCTGGAGGAGCTCGTCGGAGGGCGCGTAGATCACGTCCTTGACCATCGCGGCGGCGGTGGAGAGTGCCTCGCTGACCGTGGCGGGGGTGAGCTCTTCGGGGGCGAACGGGAAGGGGTTGTCGTTGACGACACCCTCCGTGGCGGACTGCGCGATGCGTGTGAGTGCGTCGGGGACCGGCGTCCCATGGAGCTGGCTGAGGAACCAGATCTCGACACCCGCGACATGGATCGCCATCTCGCCGATGGTCAGCGCGCCCGGGTAGAGGCGAAAGTTGAGCTGCTCCTGAGTCAGGCTCAGCACTTCTTGGTCGAATCGTCCACGGGAGAGCTCCCAGGACACGGAAAAATCACTGTTCATTGCTGTCATTCTACCGTGATCTTAGTTCCCGGAGATACTGTCCAGACCCGCAAAGACGTGCTGGAGCCGCTCGCGCAGCTCGGAGGGAATGGGTGGCCCGAGGAGCGCGCGGGCGTTGGCTTCGAGGTGCGCGGGGTTGCCCGTCCCTGAGAGTACGACATCGATCCCCGGCTCGTCGCGGCAGAACTGGTAGGCAAGCTCTGTCACATCGCCTGGGGGGAGGATTGTCAAGGCCTCGCTGGGAAGCTGGCCGCTGGCGACGAGCTCTCCGAGGAGGGAGTGAAGGGCCTCGGGGTTGCTCAGGACACGGCGCACCGCGAACATGCAGAGGGTTCCGATCTGCTTTGCCTGTGTCGCGGTGAGGACTCGCTCCCGCGCGGATTGGTTGAGAATATTGAAGCCCACCATCACGACCTCCCAGCAGTTGTCGGCGTTGACAGCGGGGCCGAGCATGGCGTGCTGTGGATCGGGGCCAAACGCCTCCGTGATCCCGAGAAAGCGAATCTTGCCTTCGTCGCGCAGCTCCAAGAGCGCCGGGACCAGCTCACTCTGGCAGTAGGCGTACTCGTCGGCCTTGACCCCATGGAGGTGGAGAATATCCAGGTAGTCGGTCTGGAGGCGCTCTAGACAGCCCTCGGCGCGGGCCTTGAGCTCGGCAGGCGTGGTGAAGTGGTCGTCGGTGCGGGCGGAGAGCTTGGTCGAGAGCACGACACTCTCCCGTGGGGTCTTTGCCAGTGCTAGCGCCTTCCCCACGGCGGTCTCGGTCTTGTAGCTCTCCGCGGTGTCGATAAAGTTGATCCCCAGCTCTAGCGCCTTGTGCACCACCGAGATCGCATTGGCTTCGTCCTTGCCCGTCGCCAGCCCCAGCCGGCTGTGCCCCCCGCAGCCGAGTCCCATACGGCTCACGGTGAGGCCGGTCTTGCCTAGTGTGGTTGTGTTCATCCCGGTTAGTCTACCCGTTTGTGGGACGTTGGCGACCCAGGAGCGTGCTCTCCAAGAGGCCCCCTGCGCCATCGAGGTCGTGCTGGTGCCAGGTGCTCTCGCGCTGGAAGCCGAGGCGCTCGAGCATCTGGATCGAGCGGACATTGGCGGTCCGTGTCGTGGCGTAGACCCAGTGAAGTGCCAGAGAGTCAAACCCATACTCCACCACAGCCCCAACCGCCTCCTGCCCGAGCCCCTGGCCCCAGTGCTCCTTTGCCAGCCCGTAGCCCAGCTCTGCCTGACGCTTGGCTCTATCCCAGTCCCAGAGCGCCACCACGCCGATCACCTGGTTGCTCGCGCGCAGCGCAACGCCCCAGCCCAAGAAGGTCTGTGTGGGGCGAATCGCCCGTATGTCGTCGATAAAGGCCAGTGCTTCGTCGCGCGAGGTCATCGGGGATTCGTCGTACTGTTGCACCACTGGGTCGCTCCGAAAGGCGAAGACATCGTCGGCATCCGCGCGGGTGAGCTCCCGGAGGACGAGGCGCTTGGTGGTCAGGGTGGGAAAGGGAGGGAGATCGCTCATCACCCTTGGTATCGGTTAAAATAGCCTCGAACCATGAAAAAAATACTCGGTCTCGTCCTGGCACTCGTGGGGCTCGCGGGCTGTCGCTCCAAAACCGCGCCGCCCGCGTCGCTTGTCCTGCCTGCCCCCGATTCCCAGGGCGTCTACCACCTGACCGCCGAGGCGCTCTTTGGCCTGTACGAGACCGATGGCAAGGAGGCGGATCGGCTGCTACGTGGCAAGCCTGCTGTCGTGACGGGCTGGGTCGAGCGGGAGCACTCCGCTGTTGAGATCGACAAGGAGGCTGCCAAGAGAGGGGAGCGACCTAGGCCCGATCTGTTTCTGCATGTCCCGCACACATCGAACGGGTTCTATATCCCGGTGGGGGGCGTGATCTGCACCTTCCCAGAGAGCGCCCGCGACACCCTTCGAGCCACGCTGAAGAAGCTCGACCGCTACGCAACCGTCCAGGTACGAGGGATCGTCGATGGCAAGCTGGGCTCGGTCTTTCTCAAGGACTGCACGCTAGAGCGAGGTGCCTGATTTCGTCTGCTGCTCGTTGCCGGTGCGACGATCGATGGTGACCTGGCTGATCTCCTCGTGGGGCGTGGGATCGGGATAGGGGAAGCGGCGCTCTAAGACGACGGTGGTCTTGGTGACCTGTTTCAGCTCTCCGACCACATCCCACAGACGCTTTCCCGTGGCGCTATCGACGGCATTGGTACGGCAGTGAAGGTAGGCGCCACTCGCCCAGAAACAAACAAAGGCGAGCTCTCCCGAGAGAACTGCCTGCTTACTAGGCGAGTGTCTGTCGGGGAGCCGGAAGCGCCAGAGCTGTCTTCCGTGCTTCGCATCCAGGCAGATGAGCCCGTCGCTGACTGTCACAAACACGCGGTCGCTGGCTAGCTCCGCTCCGATCACGGTCGCCGGTAGAAACGACTTTTTCCAGCCCGCTCTCCCCGCCGCGTTGCTTAGCTGAATACCTTCTTTTCGAACCTGAAGCTTTTGCATCTCTCTGTGCCTTCCTCCTAGCACTTACGGCAACGGAGCGGGGCGGGGTTCCCAACCGGTAAAATGGGCCATGCAACGAACGCTCCCGACGCGGCTGGTCGCGACCTGCCAGCACAACCCCGCTTGGATCGCGTGGCTTGATGCGCTCCCCGAAGTTTTGAGTGCGCTAGAGGCTCGCTGGGAAGTGAGCCTAGGAGAGCCCTTCGACGGCCCGAACGTGAGCTGCTCTTGGGTGGCGCCGGCGATGCGCGCCGATGGCTCCACGGCGATCTTCAAGCTGGGGATACCGGCGATGGAGGGCCGCGATGAGCTAGCCGGACTGCGATTCTGGGCGGGTGAGCCGACCGTGCGGATTCTGGACGGCGACGATGCCTCGGGGGCATTTCTGATGGAGCGCTGTGAGCCGGGGACGCTCCTCAAGACCCTCCCCGAGCCCGAGCAAGATGTGATTTTGACCGGGATGCTCCAGCGGCTCTGGCGCAAACCAGACGCGTCACACCCCTTCCGCCCGCTCTCGGAAATGCTGGCGTTCTGGGGCGATGAGACCCGCGCCGACGAGGCACGCTGGCCCGACCCTGGCTTGGTACGCGCGGGCTTGGCGCTCTTTGAGGAGCTCACGCTTCCGAGCGCCGACGATGTCTTGCTCGCCACCGACCTGCACGCCAGCAATATTCTTGCGGCCCAGCGCGAGCCGTGGCTGGTGATCGACCCCAAGCCGTTTGTGGGAGACCGCACCTACGATGCCACCCAGCACCTCCTGCATAACTGCACCGAGCGGCTGCGTGCCCACCCGGATGCGACCATCAAGCGCCTCGCCGAGCTCGCCGACCTCGATCCTGCACGCCTTCAACTCTGGCTCTTTGCCCGCGCCGCCGCCGAGTCCCGCGACGATTGGAGCGATCTCTCCCTCGCCCAACTGCTCGCTCCCTAAAGGGCGGCGAAGGCGTGGAAATGCTCTATAATGCGAGGCATGGAAATGACAAAACAGACACGGCGGTCGTTTTTGGGTCTCTCAGCGGCGACCGCCCTCTCGCTGGTCGCGCCGCCCGCTCAGGCGAAGAAGAAGCTCCCTGTCGGGCTGGAGCTCTACTCGGTGCGCGATCTGCTCGCCAAGGACCTGATGGGCACGGTGCGCGCGGTCGCGGCGCAGGGCTACGAGGTCGTGGAGTTCTACTCGCCCTACCAGAGCTGGACCCCGGAGTACGCCAAGGACGTCCGCAAGCTTTTGGATGAGCTCAAGATCAAGTGCCTCTCGACCCACAACAGCCGCTCCGCGCTCACGGGCGACGGCCTGAAAAAGGCGATCGAGCTCAACCAGATTATCGGCTCCAAGACCATTGTCACGGCGAGCCCCGGACGCGTCCAGACCCAGGACGACTGGAAGAAGCTCGCCGATGAGCTGACGGCGGCATCACAAGCGCTCAAGCCGCTGAAGATGCGTGTCGGCTACCACAACCACCAGACCGAGTTCCGCGAGACCGATGGCTTCCGCCCGATTCAGTTTCTGGCCAAGAACACGCCCAAAGATGTCACACTCCAGTTCGATGTGGGGACGTGTGTGGAAGTAGGCTACGATCCTATCGCCTGGGTCAATGAGAACCCCGGCCGTATCCGCTCGATGCACCTTAAGGACTGGGGCAAGACCGAGGGCTACAAGGTTCTCTTCGGCGAGGGCGACACCCCCTGGAAGCCCCTTCTGGAGGCCGCCGAGCGCAAGGGCGGGGTCGAGTATGTCCTGATCGAGCAAGAAGGCAGCCGGTTTCCGTCACTGGAGACCAGCCAGAAGTGCCTGGAGAGCTACCGAAAACTCCGCGGGTAAACCCATTTTGCCCGAGGAACGAGTCCTCGGGCTTAAGAGGGCTACGGCTGCCTTCGCTGCCAACATATACGAGACGCAGCCAACAGAATCTATTGGGCACGCAGGTGCCCGTTGCCCTTTTAAGCCCGGACACTCGTTGTCCGGGCGACTACGTTGCCCGGGCCTGCAAGAACTACCAAAACCATGAACGTGACGATCACCGTAGACGCGGCTAAGAAACTTGGCCCCCTCAAGCCGATCTGGCGCTTTTTTGGGGCGGATGAGCCCAACTACGCCTACATGAAGGACGGCAAGAAGCTGCTCAAAGAGCTGGGCAAGCTGGGCAAGCCGCAGGTCTACTTCCGGGCCCATAGCCTGCTCTGCACCGGCGACGGCACCCCCGCGCTGAAGTGGGGGAGCACCAACGCCTACACCGAGGACGCGCAAGGCAACCCGGTCTACGACTGGACGATTGTGGATCGTATCTTCGATGCGTATCTGAAAAACGGGGTGAGACCCTATGTCCAGATCGGGTTCATGCCCAAGGCGCTCTCGGTGAAGCCCGAGCCCTACCAGCACGCCTGGACCCCCAAAGCCAAGTACGACGAGATCTACACCGGCTGGGCCTACCCGCCCAAGGACTGGGATAAGTGGGGGGAGCTGGTCTACCAGTGGACCGCCCACTGTGTCAAGAAGTACGGCAAGGCAGAAGTCGAGAGCTGGTGGTGGGAGGTCTGGAATGAGGCCAATATCGGCTACTGGCGCGGCACGCCCGAGGAGTTTCGCAGGCTCCACACGGTTGCGATTGCCGCCGTGCGCCGAGCATTGCCCACAGCGCGTGTCGGCGGCTCAGACGTGGCGGGGGATGGGGGGCAGTTCCAGCGGGACTTCTTCACCCACTGCCTCAAGACGGGCTCCCCGCTGGACTTTGTGAGCTTCCATGCCAAGGGCGCGCCGACCTTTGTGGACGGTCATGTCCGTATGGGGATCGCGGCCCAGCTCCGCACGATCGACGCGGGCTTCAAGATTATCGCGTCGTACCCTGAGCTAAAAGACAAGCCGATTGTGATTGGGGAGTCCGACCCCGATGGCTGCGCGGCGTGCCAGGGGCCGCAGCTGGGCTACCGCAACTCGACCATGTTCTCCAGCTACACCGCCGCGGTCTTTGCGCGCAAGCACGAGCTGGCCGACCGGCATGGGGTGAACCTCACGGGCGCACTGACCTGGGCCTTCACGTTTGAGAACCAGCCGCTCTTTGCCGGTTTCCGCCAGCTTGCCACGGGGGGATTGCCGCTGCCCGTGCTCAATGTCTTTCGGATGCTCGGTAAGATGGACGGCGAGCGCCTCGCGACCCAGAGCTCCGCGGGCCTCACGTTGGATGCGATGATGCGCGATGGCGTGCGAAGCGCTTCCCCAGATATCGCCGCACAAGCCGCCCTCGCTGGCAAGAAAGCCTGGGTGCTAGTCTGGCACTACCACGACGACGAGCTCCCCGGCCCGGACGCCGAGATCGCGCTGACGCTGGAAAACCTACCCAAGGCTCGGGGCGCGGCCAAGCTGACCCACTGGCGCATCGACGAGACTCATAGCAATGTCTTCACCGCCTGGCAAAAGCTCGGCTCGCCCGCCACACCGACACCAGCGCAATATGCCCAGCTCGAAGCCGCCAGTACGCTGGAGCAGCTCGCGCCACCGGCAAGCATCACTATCGAAGCGGGCCGCGTCACGCTTCCCTTCACCCTCCCCCGTCGCGGCGTCTCGCTCTTGCAGTTGGAGTGGCGGTAGGGGCGCTTTTGGCCCAGACGGAGATCGTCGGGCTATAGGGCCTTCGGCCGCCTCCTCGTTCCTCGTCGGTACAGGCTTGTTCCGAGCGAAGCGAGGCGGCGGCGGCACGACGCCCCCGGGTACCCTTTGGGTGCGCACGTTTACCGTGCTGGCTTGCTCGATGATTTCCATCGCGGCGATAGGGGCGGAAAACTTAGTTTTTTGGCTGTAAACTAGCCGCATGAAGTTCACCGACGGTAACTGGATGATGCAGCCGGGCGTCAAGGCCCACTACCCGGCAGAGGCCTACGAGGCCGAGATTCACGGCGAGACGCTGGAGCTCTATGTCCCCACACGACACATTCGCCACCGGGGCGATACGCTGGAAGGGCCGGTGCTCACCGTGCAGCTCTCGTCGCCGCTGGACGATGTGATCCGGGTGCGGGTCGCGCACTTTACGGGTGGCCACGACGCCGGCCCGAGCTTTCCCCTGATGACGACACTGTCTGCGCCGCGCTTGAGCGCTGATGACACAACGGCGCACCTTGCGAGCGGCAAGCTCACGGCGAAGATAGATCGCAAGAACTGGAGCCTGGAGTTCTGGGCCGAGGGCAAGCTGGTCACCAAGAGCCCGGCGCGGGGGATGGGCTATGTCAAGACCGAGAACGGTGCCGTGCCGAGCTTTGTGCACGAGCAGCTCTCGCTGGGAGTTGGGGAGTGTGTCTATGGGCTGGGGGAGCGCTTCACGGGGTTTGTGAAGAACGGCCAGGTGGTCGAGATGTGGAACCAGGACGGCGGCACGGGCAGCGATCAGGCGTACAAGAATGTCCCGTTTTATCTGACCAACCGTGGCTACGGGGTCTTTGTGAACCAGCCGGAGCGGGTGAGCTTCGAGGTGGCGAGCGAGAAAGTCTCGCGGGTGCAGTTCAGTGTCCCCGGTGAGTCCCTCGAGTACTTCGTGATCTACGGCCCCACTCCCAAGGAGATTCTGGGAAAGTACACCGCGCTCACCGGCCGAGCCGCACTCCCGCCGGCCTGGACCTTTGGGCTCTGGCTGACGACCAGCTTTACGACCAGCTACGACGAAGCAACCGTCAATAGCTTCCTCGATGGCATGGCGGAGCGTGACTTGCCGCTCTCGGTGTTTCACTTCGACTGCTTCTGGATGCGCGGCTTCCGCTGGTGCGACTTTGAGTGGGACCCCGCCGTCTTCCCGGACCCCGAGGCGATGCTACAACGCCTGCACGAGCGCGGCCTGAAGGTCTGTGTCTGGATCAACTCCTATATCGCGCAGCGCTCGCCGCTCTTTGCCGAGGCGAAGGAGAAGGGCTTCCTGCTCAAGCGCACCGACGGCTCGGTGTGGCAGTGGGACCTGTGGCAGCCGGGGATGGGGATCGTGGACTTCACCAACCCCGCGGCGTGTGACTGGTTCGCGGCGCACCTGAAGCGGCTGGCGGCGATGGGGGTGGATAGCTTCAAGACCGACTTTGGCGAGCGCATCCCCACCGACGATGTCGTCTGGTTCGATGGCTCCGACCCGCAGAAGATGCACAACTTCTACCCGTATCTCTACAACAAAGTCACCTTTGACGCGTTGCAAGAGGCCAAGGGCGAGGCGGCGCTCTTTGCCCGCTCCGCCACCGCCGGCTGCCAGCAGTTTCCCGTCCACTGGGGCGGCGACTGCTTCTCCAGCTTTGAGTCCATGGCCGAGAGCCTGCGCGGCGGCCTCTCGCTTGGGCTCTCGGGCTTTGGGTTCTGGAGCCACGATATCGGCGGCTTCGAGGGCAAGCCTCCCACCGAGGTCTACAAGCGCTGGCTCGCCTTCGGGCTCTTGTCGTCGCACAGCCGCCTGCACGGGAGCTCCAGCTACCGCGTCCCGTGGCTCTTCGACGACGAAGCGGTGGATGTCTGCCGCCACTTCACCCGCCTGAAGTGCCAGCTGATGCCCTATCTCTTCCAGAAGGCAGTCGAGGCGACCCAGACCGGCCTGCCGCTGATGCGCGCGATGGTGCTGGAGTTCCCCGACGATCCCGCGTGTGAGACGCTGGACCGCCAGTACATGCTCGGAGATTCGCTACTGGTCGCGCCGGTCTTCCGCGCCGATAATGTGGTGGATTTCTACCTCCCCGATGGCACCTGGACCAACTTCTTCACCGGTGAGCAAAAGCCGGGCGGCCGCTGGTACCGCGAGACCCACGACTTCTTCTCGCTCCCGCTCTACGTCCGAGAAGGCGCCGTCCTCGCGCTCTCCGCCGATGTCACGCGCCCCGACGGCAACTGGCTCGATGGCCTCACGCTCCACGCCTACGGCCTCCACGACGGCCAGAGCGTCGCGGTCACCGTCCCCAACCACGATGGTGCCCCCGCCCTCACCGCCACTCTCACCCGTGCTGGGGAGAGCGTGACGACCAAGGGGTTTTCAGGGAGGGTTGTCTGTATAATCTAAGGGATGTCGAACACGCAGTTTACTCTTGATCGTCGCCGTGTGCTATCTCTCTTCGCCGGAGCTCTCGTGGCGGGGTGTGGCGGAAGTAGTGGGGCGGGGGAGGGGACTTCCCCGACCCCGTCGCCCTCACCCACGGCGACACCCGCTCCCACCCCAACTCCCCTTGCGACGCCTACGCCTACCCCGAGTCCTACACCCACCCCCACGCCGTCCCCAACTCCCACGCCTACTCCAACACCCGCAGCAGGGAGTGCGTACTTTTCCTACGTGAGTGATCCCGGCGATTTTATCGGACAAGGAGCGACACGGCGTATTACGTCCACGGACTCCCGCTTTTCCGCTCGGTACACCACCGATGGCTCCGGGACCTACCTTCAGGTGCAGCTCCAGCCAGCAGACCCCGCGTTCTACTGGCTCTCCTGGCTCCTGTTTTTTGGTGTCTCCACCAGCCAGTCGCTGGGCATTGGGGCCTACGAATCCGCGGAGCGCTGGCAGTTCCAGAGCCCCGGGCATCCCGGAATGGCGGTCAATGGCAACGCACGAAGCTGCAATACGGTCAGTGGGCGCTTTGAGATCAAGGAGCTCGTGCTAGGGGGCGACGGCTCCGTCCAGCGGCTCTTGCTCACCTTTGAGCAGCACTGTGATGGGAGTGTCCCCGCCCTTCGCGGCGAGGTTTCGTTCGGTGGCTAGGACGCCCACGTCCCCGAGACAGCTCCGTACAGGACTGGCAGTCTTTGGTGTCCTGACCGTGGTGTCCGTGACCAAGCTGGCGCTGGACTATGTTCGGTGTTTGGGAGATTCCGTGGCCCCCCTGAGCTGGTCGCCCGATGGCCGCTGGATTGTCGCAGAGCAGTACCGGAGCGCATCGACTGAGTACTCGGTCGTACTGGTCTCGGCTGCGACAGGGCGGGTGGAGCGGCTGCTCTACAAAAACGAAAACGGCACGCGGTGTCGCTCCGCACGTTTCTCGCCCGATAGCCGCTCTATCGCCTACCATGTCGCGGATGACTACTTCAAGAATCCTTACACGCTAAAAGGGATCGCTCACCGACACCACGACCATGTTGTGGATCTTGAAGGGAGGGTTACCCAGGAGCTCGTGGGCACGGGGGAAGTGCAGGAAGAAACGCTTCGCCGCGACTCCCCCGATGGGCACTGGTCCGCCTCCTGGGAGCCGGAATCCGAAACCTCGAACGCGAACTGGAATTTTTTGGTGCGCGGCCCGGATGGGACGCGTGTGAACCTCCTCAAGACGTACTCACAGCTGCCCACCGTATTCACGTGGCGACCCAGCGGCGAGCTTGTCTATATCGAGCCCTATGTCGAGCCAAAGGATATGATCGTGTCGGTAGTTGCCTACAACCCAAAGACCCAACAGCGACGAGAGCTAGTTAATCTTAGTAGTTACGAGTCTTTGGTATTCTCGCCCGATGGTTCCCAGCTTGCACAGACCGGGACGACCCAAGTTCAGTTTGTTCGATTGGGTTCTGCGAGTACAGCTCCTTGAGGGGCGCGTAGGTATACGGAGATTTTCCAAGAATGAGCTACGAAAAAACGCGGGGGCACCCTCCCGATTTTGAGGTTCACTACCGCTTCTTTACACCTGAGGAGGGAGGTAGATACAGTGGCCCGCCGTGGCAGC encodes:
- a CDS encoding PD40 domain-containing protein, translating into MARTPTSPRQLRTGLAVFGVLTVVSVTKLALDYVRCLGDSVAPLSWSPDGRWIVAEQYRSASTEYSVVLVSAATGRVERLLYKNENGTRCRSARFSPDSRSIAYHVADDYFKNPYTLKGIAHRHHDHVVDLEGRVTQELVGTGEVQEETLRRDSPDGHWSASWEPESETSNANWNFLVRGPDGTRVNLLKTYSQLPTVFTWRPSGELVYIEPYVEPKDMIVSVVAYNPKTQQRRELVNLSSYESLVFSPDGSQLAQTGTTQVQFVRLGSASTAP
- a CDS encoding PQQ-binding-like beta-propeller repeat protein, whose product is MQKLQVRKEGIQLSNAAGRAGWKKSFLPATVIGAELASDRVFVTVSDGLICLDAKHGRQLWRFRLPDRHSPSKQAVLSGELAFVCFWASGAYLHCRTNAVDSATGKRLWDVVGELKQVTKTTVVLERRFPYPDPTPHEEISQVTIDRRTGNEQQTKSGTSL
- a CDS encoding DinB family protein, which translates into the protein MNSDFSVSWELSRGRFDQEVLSLTQEQLNFRLYPGALTIGEMAIHVAGVEIWFLSQLHGTPVPDALTRIAQSATEGVVNDNPFPFAPEELTPATVSEALSTAAAMVKDVIYAPSDELLQKEIKSALGPIITGRGALARFAFHPGYHHGQAYQIKCAPGFPA
- a CDS encoding aminoglycoside phosphotransferase family protein, whose amino-acid sequence is MQRTLPTRLVATCQHNPAWIAWLDALPEVLSALEARWEVSLGEPFDGPNVSCSWVAPAMRADGSTAIFKLGIPAMEGRDELAGLRFWAGEPTVRILDGDDASGAFLMERCEPGTLLKTLPEPEQDVILTGMLQRLWRKPDASHPFRPLSEMLAFWGDETRADEARWPDPGLVRAGLALFEELTLPSADDVLLATDLHASNILAAQREPWLVIDPKPFVGDRTYDATQHLLHNCTERLRAHPDATIKRLAELADLDPARLQLWLFARAAAESRDDWSDLSLAQLLAP
- a CDS encoding aldo/keto reductase: MNTTTLGKTGLTVSRMGLGCGGHSRLGLATGKDEANAISVVHKALELGINFIDTAESYKTETAVGKALALAKTPRESVVLSTKLSARTDDHFTTPAELKARAEGCLERLQTDYLDILHLHGVKADEYAYCQSELVPALLELRDEGKIRFLGITEAFGPDPQHAMLGPAVNADNCWEVVMVGFNILNQSARERVLTATQAKQIGTLCMFAVRRVLSNPEALHSLLGELVASGQLPSEALTILPPGDVTELAYQFCRDEPGIDVVLSGTGNPAHLEANARALLGPPIPSELRERLQHVFAGLDSISGN
- the yicI gene encoding alpha-xylosidase, whose protein sequence is MKFTDGNWMMQPGVKAHYPAEAYEAEIHGETLELYVPTRHIRHRGDTLEGPVLTVQLSSPLDDVIRVRVAHFTGGHDAGPSFPLMTTLSAPRLSADDTTAHLASGKLTAKIDRKNWSLEFWAEGKLVTKSPARGMGYVKTENGAVPSFVHEQLSLGVGECVYGLGERFTGFVKNGQVVEMWNQDGGTGSDQAYKNVPFYLTNRGYGVFVNQPERVSFEVASEKVSRVQFSVPGESLEYFVIYGPTPKEILGKYTALTGRAALPPAWTFGLWLTTSFTTSYDEATVNSFLDGMAERDLPLSVFHFDCFWMRGFRWCDFEWDPAVFPDPEAMLQRLHERGLKVCVWINSYIAQRSPLFAEAKEKGFLLKRTDGSVWQWDLWQPGMGIVDFTNPAACDWFAAHLKRLAAMGVDSFKTDFGERIPTDDVVWFDGSDPQKMHNFYPYLYNKVTFDALQEAKGEAALFARSATAGCQQFPVHWGGDCFSSFESMAESLRGGLSLGLSGFGFWSHDIGGFEGKPPTEVYKRWLAFGLLSSHSRLHGSSSYRVPWLFDDEAVDVCRHFTRLKCQLMPYLFQKAVEATQTGLPLMRAMVLEFPDDPACETLDRQYMLGDSLLVAPVFRADNVVDFYLPDGTWTNFFTGEQKPGGRWYRETHDFFSLPLYVREGAVLALSADVTRPDGNWLDGLTLHAYGLHDGQSVAVTVPNHDGAPALTATLTRAGESVTTKGFSGRVVCII
- a CDS encoding GH39 family glycosyl hydrolase, yielding MNVTITVDAAKKLGPLKPIWRFFGADEPNYAYMKDGKKLLKELGKLGKPQVYFRAHSLLCTGDGTPALKWGSTNAYTEDAQGNPVYDWTIVDRIFDAYLKNGVRPYVQIGFMPKALSVKPEPYQHAWTPKAKYDEIYTGWAYPPKDWDKWGELVYQWTAHCVKKYGKAEVESWWWEVWNEANIGYWRGTPEEFRRLHTVAIAAVRRALPTARVGGSDVAGDGGQFQRDFFTHCLKTGSPLDFVSFHAKGAPTFVDGHVRMGIAAQLRTIDAGFKIIASYPELKDKPIVIGESDPDGCAACQGPQLGYRNSTMFSSYTAAVFARKHELADRHGVNLTGALTWAFTFENQPLFAGFRQLATGGLPLPVLNVFRMLGKMDGERLATQSSAGLTLDAMMRDGVRSASPDIAAQAALAGKKAWVLVWHYHDDELPGPDAEIALTLENLPKARGAAKLTHWRIDETHSNVFTAWQKLGSPATPTPAQYAQLEAASTLEQLAPPASITIEAGRVTLPFTLPRRGVSLLQLEWR
- a CDS encoding GNAT family N-acetyltransferase, coding for MSDLPPFPTLTTKRLVLRELTRADADDVFAFRSDPVVQQYDESPMTSRDEALAFIDDIRAIRPTQTFLGWGVALRASNQVIGVVALWDWDRAKRQAELGYGLAKEHWGQGLGQEAVGAVVEYGFDSLALHWVYATTRTANVRSIQMLERLGFQRESTWHQHDLDGAGGLLESTLLGRQRPTNG
- a CDS encoding sugar phosphate isomerase/epimerase family protein is translated as MEMTKQTRRSFLGLSAATALSLVAPPAQAKKKLPVGLELYSVRDLLAKDLMGTVRAVAAQGYEVVEFYSPYQSWTPEYAKDVRKLLDELKIKCLSTHNSRSALTGDGLKKAIELNQIIGSKTIVTASPGRVQTQDDWKKLADELTAASQALKPLKMRVGYHNHQTEFRETDGFRPIQFLAKNTPKDVTLQFDVGTCVEVGYDPIAWVNENPGRIRSMHLKDWGKTEGYKVLFGEGDTPWKPLLEAAERKGGVEYVLIEQEGSRFPSLETSQKCLESYRKLRG